The proteins below come from a single Parazoarcus communis genomic window:
- a CDS encoding CreA family protein, with protein sequence MVAVLVASAPANAERVGEVSTVWKLIGPNHKVVVEAYDDPRVEGVTCYVSRAKTGGLSGAVGLAEDLSEASIACRQVGAIRFREPIPQQEEVFSERLSVLFKRLQVVRMVDARRNVLVYLTYSDKLVDGSPKNSVTAVAVDGGTPIPLSR encoded by the coding sequence ATGGTCGCCGTGCTCGTCGCGAGCGCGCCGGCGAATGCGGAGCGGGTCGGGGAGGTGTCTACGGTGTGGAAGCTGATCGGCCCCAACCACAAGGTGGTTGTCGAAGCCTATGACGACCCGCGTGTGGAAGGCGTCACCTGCTACGTCTCCCGCGCCAAGACCGGTGGCCTGTCTGGCGCGGTCGGGCTCGCAGAGGATCTGTCCGAGGCCTCGATCGCCTGCAGGCAGGTTGGTGCAATTCGCTTCCGTGAGCCGATCCCGCAGCAGGAAGAGGTCTTCTCCGAGCGACTGTCGGTGCTGTTCAAGCGCCTGCAGGTTGTACGAATGGTAGACGCCCGCCGCAACGTACTGGTGTATCTCACCTACTCGGACAAGCTGGTTGATGGCAGCCCCAAGAACAGCGTGACCGCTGTTGCCGTCGATGGCGGTACGCCGATTCCATTGAGCCGCTAA
- a CDS encoding ProQ/FINO family protein has translation MTTETPSAKPALEPRALLQKLQEQSPTFRDCKPLAIRIDTNILERFPEFEKKTLRTALRMHTASTRYLKAMEKATERFDFEGNVAGEVTEEQRAHASATLKERFAAAAKQQRAKREAEEAERKREEAERRRGEKLQQLMTKFGK, from the coding sequence ATGACAACCGAAACACCCTCCGCGAAACCCGCTCTAGAACCCCGTGCCCTGTTGCAGAAGTTGCAGGAGCAGTCGCCGACGTTTCGCGATTGCAAGCCTCTGGCAATTCGCATCGATACCAATATTCTCGAACGCTTCCCCGAGTTCGAGAAAAAGACCCTGCGCACTGCGCTGCGCATGCACACGGCGTCCACCCGGTATCTGAAAGCGATGGAGAAAGCGACAGAGCGCTTTGACTTCGAAGGCAACGTTGCCGGGGAGGTGACCGAGGAGCAGCGTGCGCACGCTTCGGCAACGCTCAAGGAGCGTTTTGCTGCGGCTGCCAAGCAGCAACGGGCGAAGCGCGAAGCCGAGGAGGCCGAGCGCAAGCGCGAAGAAGCAGAGCGTCGTCGCGGCGAGAAGCTTCAGCAGTTGATGACGAAATTCGGAAAATGA
- a CDS encoding rhodanese-like domain-containing protein — translation MKTAHDLVTAAKARVQETPLENADQAIRDADILIDVRETEEYASGHIPGAVHISRGMLEFKLSNMPELASRDLKIVVYCKTSGRAALAACALADMGYLDVKSISGGFDAWAAAGKPVVKPELPSFE, via the coding sequence ATGAAAACCGCGCACGACCTCGTTACCGCAGCCAAAGCCAGAGTTCAGGAAACCCCGCTTGAGAACGCCGACCAGGCGATTCGGGACGCGGATATTCTGATCGATGTCCGCGAGACTGAGGAATACGCATCCGGCCACATCCCGGGCGCGGTCCACATCTCTCGCGGCATGCTCGAATTCAAGCTCAGCAACATGCCCGAGCTCGCCTCCCGCGACCTCAAGATTGTCGTTTACTGTAAGACCAGCGGCCGCGCTGCGCTGGCGGCGTGTGCTCTCGCCGACATGGGCTATCTTGACGTGAAATCGATCTCGGGCGGCTTCGATGCCTGGGCTGCAGCAGGAAAGCCTGTCGTAAAGCCGGAATTGCCGAGTTTCGAGTAA
- the tssA gene encoding type VI secretion system protein TssA: protein MELEILLRPLVGQSRCGQDMMFSPEFDSVQEARRFDDPSLNQGEWVTARKEADWPAVVSSCTQLLAARTKDLRVAVWLVEGLAKTRGVAGLADGYSLLAQLCEQYWPDIHPLPDEGDQALRVGSLTWLLGQSVRMVAALPLTASAPEVYTGIDLERVRAVSREVERNPAQAEAILRDAPLTPAAFDAARSETPAAFYRSSSEHAGRALDALDALQRVIDGHLGAEGPSFESAREALQTLIATLRRFALEAGDGDAPETGLAEGAGDGAADGCRPVNTPTPATPVAGGPAIRSRTQALAQLREVASFFRHTEPHSPVAYLADKAAHWGEMSLLEWLRAVVSDDGTLSRVEEMLGVKDGGVRTDGRG from the coding sequence ATGGAGCTTGAAATTCTTCTTCGTCCACTGGTGGGGCAATCGCGCTGTGGCCAGGACATGATGTTCTCGCCCGAGTTCGACAGCGTTCAGGAGGCGCGTCGTTTCGATGACCCGTCTTTGAACCAGGGCGAGTGGGTGACGGCGCGCAAGGAGGCCGACTGGCCTGCGGTCGTGTCCTCGTGCACGCAATTGCTCGCTGCGCGCACCAAGGATCTCAGGGTTGCGGTGTGGCTGGTGGAGGGGCTCGCGAAAACCCGGGGTGTCGCCGGGCTTGCCGATGGCTACAGCCTTCTTGCTCAGTTGTGCGAGCAGTACTGGCCCGACATCCATCCGCTGCCGGATGAGGGGGATCAGGCCTTGCGCGTGGGGAGTCTGACCTGGCTGCTGGGTCAGTCGGTGCGGATGGTCGCAGCGTTGCCGCTGACGGCGTCCGCGCCTGAGGTCTATACGGGGATCGACCTTGAACGCGTCCGTGCAGTGAGCCGCGAGGTCGAGCGCAATCCTGCTCAGGCCGAGGCGATTCTGCGTGATGCGCCGCTGACCCCTGCCGCATTCGATGCCGCGCGAAGCGAAACGCCCGCAGCCTTCTATCGCAGCAGTAGTGAACATGCCGGGCGTGCGCTGGACGCGCTCGATGCACTGCAGCGCGTGATCGACGGCCACCTCGGCGCGGAGGGGCCAAGCTTCGAGTCTGCACGGGAGGCGCTCCAGACGCTGATCGCCACCCTGCGCCGGTTCGCGCTGGAAGCGGGGGACGGGGACGCGCCTGAAACAGGGCTGGCGGAAGGTGCTGGCGACGGGGCTGCGGATGGGTGTAGGCCGGTGAATACGCCTACGCCTGCCACGCCTGTGGCCGGCGGACCGGCCATCCGCAGCCGGACGCAGGCGCTCGCTCAGTTGCGCGAGGTGGCGTCCTTCTTCCGTCATACCGAGCCCCATAGTCCGGTGGCCTATCTTGCGGACAAGGCCGCGCACTGGGGGGAGATGTCCCTGCTTGAATGGTTGCGGGCGGTTGTCAGTGACGACGGGACACTGTCTCGGGTCGAGGAAATGCTCGGGGTGAAGGATGGTGGAGTGAGGACTGACGGCAGAGGCTGA
- the tssM gene encoding type VI secretion system membrane subunit TssM, which produces MSRLRATVTDARFLSLLGFVALGAFLVFSADMFGIPSSWAIAAGVVLVSAWVLASFLRRRKARQRADALHEMLDQPVDRQAGTTAGARLEQETLRQRMQEAVATIKRSKLGRVSGRSALYELPWYITIGNPAAGKSSAIINSGLQFPFEDGTGSVVKGIGGTRNCDWFFTTEGILLDTAGRYSVYEDDRQEWLYFLSQLRKHRPLAPINGIIITASIAELSSNPPEFAISLARSLRQRVQELTERLQVFAPAYVMFTKADLIAGFNDFFQDLDWNERDRVWGATLPCTRTGRDSAIDLFDRHFDILHEGLRELGVAQMARAQGERMPPGMLAFPLEFAAVKPALKVFIATLFEDNPYQFEPVFRGFYFTSALQSGEALSLSDRKVETRFALKGEGPLPERVGSRNGFFLRDLFSQVVFADRQLVRQYSGTRQARVRQVAIIGAIAALGLIFGGWSWSYSNNRSLVAAVTADLERATAMQADSTGLQSRLAALELIQDRIAQLEDFDHNRPLSLGLGLYQGEALKAKLFDEYHAGIRSVLLTPVREQLEAFLTEVSTFQGEPGQVAHDPAASPAPRGGGPYVSASPSSVEDAYKALKTYLMLASREHLDAGHLSDHLTRIWREWLEENRGTMEREEMIRRAGKILSFHLAHTGKPEWPLIESNLVLADQVRERLRKVVRGLPATERIYADIRTRASTRFPAVSIAGLTGAGNDSLLAGSHVVSGAFTHDAWKAYVRQAIDDAATGELQSTDWVLQSARHDDLTLQGSPAQIRNTLTTMYKQEYAAAWAQLLQGVSISTFDGFPMAVAAMDRLGDPQRSPIGQLMRTVHAQTAWDNPSAAGAGQAQAADGVGEWFRRAILRTPVASDTPDVPVSPPGMPLSRGELGEAFAGVDRLLAARDNGGSLLERYLLQLSQLRSRLNQIANQGDPGPGSIKLIRDTLDDGESELATTLRFVDEQMLAGIADGQRAALRPLLVRPLLQTFAASARPAEDELNRIWLAQVHEPFTRRLAVKYPFSAEGDLEATPAEIAQIFGPDGAIAHYIDGAMAALVVRRGNTIAPRTWGDLGIRLQPELIAGFPRWVGALEGAAASSADSAPQTTFMLMPHPVPGSTGYLIEIDGQRLQYRNGAAQWATFIWPNPDANPGARIVATRFDGSTVEVAAFAGRFGLEKLINSAQRIRQPDGSFTLSWGTDELKLSVGLRIISSAQAQAGNGATPREGLGSHLPQRVAGIDPAATPESSSTGRSAVARVVMK; this is translated from the coding sequence ATGTCCCGATTGCGCGCAACCGTCACAGACGCACGATTTCTTTCCCTGCTCGGGTTTGTCGCCCTGGGCGCTTTCCTCGTCTTCTCTGCGGACATGTTCGGAATTCCTTCATCCTGGGCGATTGCAGCCGGCGTCGTACTTGTTTCAGCCTGGGTGCTGGCCTCGTTTCTGCGCAGGCGAAAGGCGCGCCAGCGCGCTGATGCATTGCACGAGATGCTGGATCAGCCAGTCGATAGGCAGGCCGGCACGACTGCCGGGGCCCGGCTCGAACAGGAAACCCTGCGCCAGCGCATGCAGGAGGCCGTGGCCACCATCAAGCGTTCGAAACTGGGTCGCGTGTCCGGTCGCTCGGCACTGTATGAATTGCCGTGGTACATCACGATCGGGAATCCCGCTGCCGGCAAGAGCTCGGCCATCATCAATTCCGGGCTCCAGTTTCCGTTCGAAGACGGTACCGGCAGCGTGGTCAAGGGCATCGGCGGCACCCGCAACTGCGACTGGTTCTTCACCACCGAAGGCATCCTGCTCGACACCGCAGGCCGCTACTCGGTCTACGAAGACGACAGACAGGAATGGCTGTACTTCCTTTCGCAGCTCAGGAAGCATCGCCCGCTTGCGCCGATCAACGGCATCATCATCACCGCAAGCATTGCCGAGCTCAGCTCGAACCCGCCAGAGTTCGCCATCTCCCTCGCCCGTAGCCTGAGGCAGCGGGTTCAGGAGCTTACCGAGCGCCTGCAGGTTTTCGCGCCGGCCTACGTCATGTTCACAAAGGCGGACCTGATCGCGGGCTTCAACGATTTCTTTCAGGATCTGGACTGGAACGAACGTGACAGGGTGTGGGGCGCCACCCTGCCCTGCACCAGGACAGGTCGCGACAGCGCCATCGACCTCTTCGACCGCCACTTCGACATCCTTCACGAAGGACTTCGCGAACTTGGTGTAGCCCAGATGGCACGGGCCCAGGGCGAACGCATGCCGCCTGGCATGCTCGCCTTTCCGCTGGAATTTGCAGCAGTGAAACCCGCGCTGAAGGTATTCATCGCGACGCTGTTCGAGGACAACCCCTATCAGTTCGAGCCGGTATTCCGCGGTTTCTATTTCACCTCCGCCCTGCAAAGCGGTGAGGCGCTCAGCCTCTCCGACCGCAAGGTCGAAACGCGCTTTGCGCTCAAGGGCGAAGGCCCGCTTCCCGAGCGGGTTGGATCGCGCAACGGATTCTTTCTCCGCGACCTGTTCTCGCAGGTGGTCTTCGCCGACAGACAGCTCGTACGGCAGTATTCCGGGACGCGGCAAGCCCGGGTGCGTCAGGTCGCGATCATCGGGGCCATCGCGGCACTCGGACTGATCTTTGGCGGCTGGAGCTGGTCGTATTCGAACAATCGCAGCCTGGTCGCTGCCGTGACCGCCGACCTCGAAAGAGCCACCGCAATGCAGGCGGACAGTACCGGCCTGCAATCCCGCTTGGCCGCACTCGAACTCATTCAGGATCGCATCGCCCAGCTTGAGGACTTCGACCACAATCGCCCACTTTCACTTGGGCTGGGTCTCTATCAAGGCGAGGCACTGAAGGCCAAACTTTTCGACGAATATCACGCCGGCATTCGCAGCGTCCTGCTGACGCCGGTGCGCGAGCAGCTTGAAGCCTTCCTCACCGAGGTCAGCACTTTCCAGGGCGAGCCGGGTCAGGTCGCGCACGATCCCGCAGCAAGTCCCGCGCCCCGCGGCGGAGGTCCATATGTGAGCGCAAGTCCGTCCAGCGTCGAAGACGCCTACAAGGCACTCAAGACCTATCTCATGCTCGCAAGCCGGGAGCACCTCGACGCAGGCCATCTCTCGGACCATCTGACACGGATCTGGCGCGAATGGCTGGAGGAAAACCGCGGGACAATGGAGCGCGAAGAGATGATCCGCAGGGCGGGGAAGATTCTCTCGTTTCATCTCGCCCACACCGGCAAACCCGAATGGCCGCTGATCGAAAGCAATCTGGTGCTGGCCGACCAGGTGCGTGAACGCCTGCGCAAGGTCGTCCGCGGGCTGCCCGCGACCGAGCGCATCTATGCCGACATCAGGACGCGCGCGTCGACGCGCTTCCCGGCGGTCAGCATCGCCGGCCTGACCGGGGCAGGCAACGACAGCCTGCTCGCCGGTAGCCACGTCGTGTCGGGTGCATTCACGCACGACGCGTGGAAGGCATACGTCAGACAGGCCATTGACGATGCGGCAACAGGCGAGTTGCAAAGCACGGACTGGGTATTGCAGAGCGCCCGCCATGACGACCTTACGCTCCAGGGCAGCCCCGCACAGATCCGCAACACCCTCACCACGATGTACAAGCAGGAGTATGCGGCGGCATGGGCGCAATTGCTGCAAGGTGTCAGCATCAGCACTTTCGACGGTTTCCCCATGGCCGTTGCGGCAATGGACCGTCTCGGCGATCCTCAGCGCTCGCCAATCGGACAGCTGATGCGCACGGTCCACGCACAGACCGCGTGGGACAACCCATCCGCTGCCGGCGCCGGTCAGGCGCAAGCAGCGGATGGGGTCGGCGAGTGGTTCAGACGCGCAATTCTGCGCACACCTGTCGCAAGCGACACTCCCGATGTCCCGGTTTCGCCGCCGGGCATGCCGCTATCGCGAGGTGAGCTCGGAGAGGCGTTTGCCGGCGTAGACAGGCTGTTGGCTGCGCGCGATAACGGCGGAAGCCTGCTTGAGCGCTATCTGCTGCAACTGTCACAGCTTCGCTCAAGGCTGAACCAGATCGCCAATCAGGGCGACCCCGGACCAGGTTCGATCAAGCTCATTCGCGACACCCTCGATGACGGAGAATCGGAACTCGCCACCACCTTGCGCTTCGTGGACGAGCAGATGCTCGCAGGCATCGCTGACGGCCAGCGCGCAGCGCTCCGGCCCTTGCTGGTCCGCCCACTGCTGCAGACCTTTGCCGCAAGTGCCCGCCCAGCAGAGGACGAGCTCAACCGCATCTGGCTGGCACAGGTTCATGAGCCCTTCACCCGCCGCCTGGCCGTCAAATACCCGTTCTCCGCTGAAGGCGATCTCGAAGCCACACCGGCGGAGATCGCGCAGATATTCGGCCCGGATGGGGCGATTGCGCACTACATAGACGGCGCGATGGCTGCGCTCGTGGTGCGCAGGGGCAACACGATTGCACCACGCACATGGGGGGATCTCGGCATTCGCCTGCAGCCCGAGCTGATTGCCGGTTTCCCGCGCTGGGTCGGCGCACTTGAAGGTGCTGCTGCGTCTTCCGCCGACAGCGCCCCGCAAACCACCTTCATGCTGATGCCGCACCCCGTCCCCGGCAGCACCGGATACCTGATCGAAATCGACGGGCAACGCCTGCAATACCGCAACGGCGCGGCGCAGTGGGCGACCTTCATCTGGCCCAATCCCGACGCCAACCCGGGCGCGCGCATCGTGGCCACACGCTTCGACGGCAGCACCGTCGAAGTCGCAGCTTTCGCCGGCCGCTTCGGTCTCGAGAAGTTGATCAACTCCGCACAACGAATACGCCAACCCGACGGCTCGTTCACGCTGTCATGGGGCACAGACGAACTGAAGCTAAGCGTCGGTTTGCGCATCATCAGCAGTGCTCAGGCGCAGGCCGGTAATGGCGCAACGCCGCGGGAAGGGCTGGGCAGTCACTTGCCGCAACGTGTTGCAGGCATCGACCCTGCGGCAACGCCTGAGTCCTCCTCCACAGGCCGCTCCGCGGTTGCCCGGGTGGTCATGAAATGA
- a CDS encoding M15 family metallopeptidase produces the protein MTLVLSACFLSIATAVSLLAFASLRRTLFGWVPPLMRGITRPWQAGRLKAGKVWKLAIERLLTAGMLIRRRVAFTLAALVLTGAPALLIPHFNAPLPLPEQAGNPASESRIAALLTGEQLLPPPPLPPDIFASREVELLRPTTTDANRDWKRLDTEFRQRLLAAFTLMRDRHGYETVLIEGYRSPARQDQLAALGGSITRAAAYQSYHQYGLAADYAFLREGRLVISERDPWAMQAYVRFGHIAEELGLTWGGRWTLKDFGHVELRRPSPHDRRPRTAGNTLHPPTDDQS, from the coding sequence ATGACCCTGGTCCTGTCCGCCTGCTTTCTGAGCATTGCCACTGCAGTCAGCCTGCTTGCGTTCGCCTCGCTTCGGCGCACCCTGTTCGGGTGGGTGCCGCCGCTGATGCGTGGAATCACCAGACCATGGCAGGCCGGGCGCTTGAAGGCTGGAAAAGTATGGAAACTCGCCATCGAACGATTGCTCACAGCGGGCATGCTCATTCGACGCCGCGTGGCCTTCACGCTCGCTGCGCTCGTCCTGACGGGCGCCCCCGCCCTGCTCATACCGCACTTCAATGCGCCATTGCCCCTCCCTGAACAGGCCGGAAACCCGGCCTCCGAAAGCCGAATTGCCGCGCTGCTCACAGGTGAGCAGCTCTTGCCACCACCGCCATTGCCGCCCGACATCTTCGCGTCCCGCGAGGTCGAGCTCCTGCGGCCGACCACTACGGATGCGAACCGCGACTGGAAGCGCCTAGATACCGAGTTCCGGCAGCGCCTGCTCGCTGCATTCACGCTCATGCGCGACCGGCATGGCTACGAAACGGTGCTGATCGAAGGCTATCGGAGCCCTGCCCGACAGGATCAGCTGGCAGCTCTCGGTGGCAGCATTACCCGGGCAGCGGCGTACCAGAGCTACCACCAGTACGGACTGGCTGCCGATTACGCATTCCTGCGCGAAGGCCGCCTCGTGATATCCGAGCGCGACCCGTGGGCGATGCAGGCCTACGTACGCTTCGGTCACATCGCTGAAGAACTCGGGCTCACCTGGGGCGGACGCTGGACCCTGAAGGACTTCGGTCATGTCGAATTACGCCGTCCCTCCCCGCACGACCGCAGGCCGCGCACCGCCGGCAACACCCTCCACCCTCCCACGGATGACCAAAGCTGA
- the tagF gene encoding type VI secretion system-associated protein TagF has product MSVEPVCGVSYFGKLPARGDFIRGGNQMQLIALLDRWTSACMEAFAENPRWKLLFDNAPALDFAFVGAQSRLSVVGHLKPSRDAAGRRFPFIAAAAVERDDPLPFRCGPVGFTALWGILRRVVGQACNAATPTDALGELSFLDCAASIEHALKRRPLDTYVRNTTLGQLAANLGAPASPQSVRRQILAIGLLMRPLLGRSTLKIEKGLCLPLPANACERNRVAALWLFLVTVLLSETACELQLLLGRINGQERMLIGFTGASPRPLLSLLSPPSLEEHMIVLDDPEWIDRHPDLSADRGVARLSSYLAQPAITLESALITFKEVFTGS; this is encoded by the coding sequence ATGAGCGTCGAACCGGTCTGCGGAGTCAGCTATTTCGGCAAGCTGCCTGCGCGCGGCGATTTCATCAGAGGCGGCAACCAGATGCAGTTGATCGCGCTGCTCGACCGCTGGACATCCGCCTGCATGGAAGCCTTTGCGGAGAACCCGCGCTGGAAGCTGCTGTTCGACAACGCCCCGGCGCTGGACTTTGCCTTTGTCGGAGCTCAGAGCCGACTCTCCGTCGTCGGGCACCTCAAGCCGAGCCGCGATGCAGCCGGACGGCGCTTCCCCTTCATTGCTGCGGCAGCGGTCGAACGCGACGACCCGCTCCCCTTTCGCTGTGGTCCAGTCGGCTTCACCGCGCTATGGGGCATCCTGCGCCGCGTCGTCGGCCAAGCATGCAACGCGGCCACGCCCACCGATGCGCTTGGAGAGCTCTCCTTCCTCGATTGCGCCGCCAGCATCGAGCATGCACTCAAGCGCCGGCCGCTCGACACCTATGTGCGCAACACCACCCTCGGCCAGCTCGCCGCAAACCTCGGCGCCCCCGCATCGCCTCAATCCGTTCGGCGCCAGATTCTTGCCATAGGCCTGTTGATGCGCCCCCTTCTCGGCCGCAGCACCCTCAAGATCGAAAAAGGGCTTTGTCTCCCTTTGCCCGCCAACGCATGCGAACGCAACCGCGTGGCTGCCCTGTGGTTGTTCCTCGTCACCGTGCTGCTGAGCGAAACAGCCTGCGAGCTGCAACTGCTTCTGGGTCGAATCAATGGCCAGGAGCGCATGCTGATCGGCTTTACCGGTGCCTCGCCACGGCCACTGCTGAGCCTGCTCTCACCCCCGAGCCTCGAGGAACACATGATTGTCCTCGACGACCCCGAATGGATAGACCGGCATCCCGACCTCTCTGCAGATCGCGGGGTCGCACGGCTCTCCAGCTATCTTGCGCAACCCGCGATCACGCTTGAATCCGCGCTGATCACGTTCAAGGAGGTCTTTACCGGATCATGA
- a CDS encoding OmpA family protein encodes MNTITRLLAGIGFALAIYPFSCLAQPALPVSGTPVVLSGTVPDEASRAALVASARALYGTERVVDRLQVGGVTPPPNWSTHVKRLLNPDLKQVHQGQLQVIGTRVTLRGKVANEALRQQIASTTAASLTPAYVVNNALVVGANAQAVLDQTLADRVVEFESGSAVLTAHGRLLLDEMAASIVSLDTPHVQVVGHTDSAGNRLANIGLSLERANAVRDYLVVRGVAADYIAALGAGPDRPVADNASPEGRARNRRIEFRIGR; translated from the coding sequence ATGAACACGATCACCAGACTGCTCGCCGGCATCGGCTTCGCGCTCGCGATCTACCCATTTTCCTGCCTCGCACAGCCAGCACTACCCGTATCGGGGACGCCGGTGGTTCTCAGCGGCACCGTCCCCGACGAAGCCTCGCGCGCCGCCCTTGTGGCAAGTGCGCGCGCCCTCTACGGTACGGAGCGGGTAGTCGATCGCTTGCAGGTGGGCGGGGTCACGCCCCCACCCAACTGGAGCACTCACGTAAAACGCTTGCTGAACCCGGATCTCAAGCAGGTTCACCAGGGGCAACTGCAGGTCATCGGCACACGGGTCACCCTGCGTGGCAAGGTCGCCAACGAAGCCCTGCGGCAACAGATCGCCAGCACCACGGCGGCCTCGCTCACCCCCGCCTACGTCGTCAATAACGCACTGGTGGTCGGCGCGAACGCTCAGGCCGTGCTCGATCAGACCCTTGCCGACCGCGTTGTCGAGTTCGAGAGCGGATCGGCGGTGCTAACAGCCCATGGCCGTCTGCTGCTCGACGAGATGGCGGCCAGCATCGTGAGTCTCGATACGCCTCACGTTCAGGTGGTCGGGCATACCGACAGTGCAGGCAATCGCCTTGCCAACATCGGCCTGAGTCTGGAGCGCGCCAACGCCGTGCGCGACTACCTCGTTGTGAGGGGTGTTGCAGCGGATTACATTGCCGCGCTGGGCGCCGGCCCGGACCGGCCGGTTGCGGACAATGCAAGCCCGGAGGGGCGGGCGCGAAACCGGCGCATCGAGTTCAGGATCGGCCGCTGA